From a single Prionailurus bengalensis isolate Pbe53 chromosome A1, Fcat_Pben_1.1_paternal_pri, whole genome shotgun sequence genomic region:
- the LOC122469216 gene encoding olfactory receptor 2T6 yields the protein MVGDNKTCSSDFTLIGLFTHGATSGFLFSIICAVFFMAMIVNGVMIFLIHIDPYLHTPMYFLLSHLSFIDMMYISTIVPKMLVNYLVGKGTISFVACTAQHFLYMGFVGAEFFLLGLMAYDRYVAICNPLRYPVLMSHRVCWMILASSWFGGALDSFLLTPITMSLPFCSSRKINHFFCEAPTMLRLACGDKAAYEMVMYVCCVMMLLIPFSVIIASYARILITVHQMKSAEGKKKAFATCSSHIMVVTLFYGAALYTYMVPQSYHTPIKDKVFSAFYTILTPLLNPLIYSLRNTDVTGAFKRVLARCQGIRGVTREGF from the coding sequence ATGGTTGGAGACAATAAAACCTGTTCCAGTGACTTCACCCTCATAGGGCTCTTCACTCATGGTGCAACCTCAGGCTTCCTTTTCAGCATAATTTGTGCTGTATTCTTCATGGCCATGATAGTTAATGGGGTCATGATCTTCCTGATCCATATAGACCCTTACCTCCATACCCCCATGTACTTCCTGCTCAGCCACCTCTCCTTCATTGACATGATGTACATCTCTACCATTGTGCCCAAGATGCTGGTCAATTATCTTGTGGGCAAGGGGACTATCTCCTTCGTTGCCTGTACAGCCCAGCACTTTCTCTACATGGGCTTTGTGGGGGCTGAATTTTTCCTGCTAGGACTCATGGCttatgaccgctatgtggccatctgcaacCCGCTTCGCTATCCTGTTCTTATGAGCCACCGGGTCTGTTGGATGATCTTGGCCAGCTCTTGGTTTGGTGGTGCTTTGGACAGCTTCCTCCTCACTCCGATCACCATGAGTCTCCCGTTCTGCAGTTCCCGCAAGATCAATCACTTCTTCTGTGAAGCACCTACCATGCTGAGGCTGGCCTGTGGTGACAAAGCTGCCTATGAAATGGTAATGTATGTTTGCTGTGTCATGATGCTGCTGATCCCCTTCTCTGTGATAATTGCTTCCTATGCCCGAATTCTCATCACAGTGCACCAGATGAAGTCagcagaagggaagaagaaggctTTTGCCACCTGCTCATCACACATAATGGTGGTGACCTTGTTTTATGGGGCTGCCCTGTATACATATATGGTTCCCCAATCCTACCACACACCGATCAAAGACAAGGTCTTCTCCGCCTTTTACACCATTCTCACTCCTTTGTTAAATCCTCTCATTTACAGCTTGAGAAACACAGATGTAACCGGGGCCTTTAAAAGGGTCTTGGCAAGATGTCAAGGGATTCGTGGTGTGACACGGGAAGGATTCTGA